One Methanohalophilus mahii DSM 5219 genomic window carries:
- a CDS encoding DUF2180 family protein yields MMKCYDCVEAGKDVEATAVCIVCGKGLCMDHSKEVKLQVSVGKPPEVKRLHKGLPHFMCNYCFDNTMEDSFD; encoded by the coding sequence ATGATGAAATGTTATGACTGTGTTGAAGCAGGGAAAGATGTAGAAGCCACTGCAGTATGTATTGTTTGCGGGAAAGGGCTGTGTATGGATCACTCTAAAGAAGTAAAGCTACAGGTTTCAGTTGGAAAACCACCCGAGGTTAAGCGCCTTCATAAGGGCCTTCCTCACTTTATGTGCAACTACTGCTTCGATAACACGATGGAAGATTCCTTTGATTGA
- a CDS encoding carboxymuconolactone decarboxylase family protein produces the protein MAEHEKVVKDIEDKMGFAPNILHTLKEIDPNFVKKYRRCHDKLLSDGAMPAKYKILMALAVVASKQCEACTVSQMKSALKNGATAEEIMETMEVISITSGAPAVAACREALKLLQE, from the coding sequence ATGGCAGAACATGAGAAAGTAGTAAAGGATATCGAAGATAAGATGGGGTTTGCCCCAAATATTCTCCATACACTAAAAGAAATAGATCCCAATTTCGTTAAGAAGTACAGGAGATGTCACGACAAATTGTTGTCAGACGGAGCCATGCCTGCTAAATACAAGATACTTATGGCACTGGCAGTCGTTGCGTCCAAACAATGTGAGGCATGCACTGTCTCCCAGATGAAGAGCGCTCTTAAAAATGGCGCCACAGCAGAGGAAATAATGGAAACAATGGAAGTGATCTCTATCACTTCAGGTGCACCTGCAGTTGCAGCATGCAGGGAGGCACTTAAGTTACTGCAGGAGTAA
- a CDS encoding multiheme c-type cytochrome, producing the protein MKNISIFIILTFFFACAGIVADASPTEADSLSHEDFTSYSTCNRCHAITTSQWEGSMHYHAFDDPFYQEELKLASEETNGSLDVFCTRCHIPVSVVSGQVPPIDNPDISEEADEGVGCDFCHSVKESSEIGNGGYAVAPSETKYGPFDDSESTFHESQYSEFYTKSEYCGMCHQITHPTSGVVLDDTYQAWSEGPYAEEEVQCQDCHMTPGITEFEANPGRAGSGAPKRDHISVHNFAGANVFVTGILGEDDHKEMAIKRLQEVATLEVNIPENAQPGEEVAIKVSITNSGAGHNLPTGLTEARQMWTQVDIKDSQGREIYSSGNLDEDGNIENGIIYWALYSDADGNHTQKLWEITDVISDNRIAPESTAVEVHNFTVPEGVVDPIIVDTKLLYRSAPQHLIDELFEEKEYEVPTVEMESVKGGINGEVESEGTPGFGSIVGLISLLTVYLFRRKM; encoded by the coding sequence GTGAAAAATATATCCATATTTATCATTTTGACATTCTTTTTTGCCTGTGCAGGTATTGTAGCAGATGCTTCTCCCACTGAAGCAGATTCCTTATCGCATGAAGATTTTACTTCATATTCTACATGCAACAGATGCCATGCCATCACGACCAGCCAGTGGGAAGGCAGTATGCATTACCATGCTTTTGACGACCCATTTTATCAGGAAGAGCTAAAACTTGCAAGTGAAGAAACAAATGGCTCTCTTGATGTTTTCTGTACGCGCTGTCACATACCTGTCAGTGTAGTTTCGGGACAGGTCCCTCCTATAGATAACCCCGATATAAGTGAAGAGGCTGATGAAGGAGTGGGCTGTGATTTTTGTCACAGTGTAAAGGAATCCTCCGAAATAGGCAACGGAGGTTATGCAGTGGCTCCTTCTGAGACAAAATATGGCCCCTTCGATGATTCAGAATCTACTTTCCATGAATCACAGTACAGTGAATTCTATACAAAATCAGAGTATTGCGGAATGTGTCACCAGATCACCCATCCAACATCAGGTGTAGTGCTGGATGACACCTACCAGGCATGGAGTGAAGGCCCCTATGCTGAAGAAGAGGTCCAATGTCAGGATTGTCATATGACACCTGGAATTACTGAATTTGAGGCAAATCCCGGGCGTGCTGGATCAGGCGCACCCAAAAGAGACCATATATCGGTGCACAACTTCGCTGGAGCCAATGTTTTTGTTACAGGGATACTGGGAGAGGATGATCATAAGGAGATGGCAATCAAAAGACTTCAGGAAGTGGCTACACTGGAAGTAAACATTCCCGAAAATGCGCAACCCGGCGAAGAAGTTGCCATAAAAGTATCAATTACGAATTCCGGGGCAGGTCATAATTTGCCTACAGGACTTACTGAAGCCAGGCAAATGTGGACACAGGTGGATATAAAAGACAGTCAGGGACGCGAAATTTACAGTTCAGGAAATCTGGATGAAGATGGCAATATCGAAAATGGAATTATTTACTGGGCCTTATATTCCGATGCTGACGGAAATCATACTCAAAAATTATGGGAAATTACAGATGTAATATCTGATAACAGGATTGCTCCTGAGTCAACTGCTGTGGAGGTTCATAATTTCACGGTACCAGAAGGTGTAGTCGACCCCATCATTGTGGATACCAAATTGCTCTATAGGTCTGCACCCCAACACCTGATAGATGAACTTTTCGAAGAAAAGGAGTATGAGGTTCCGACTGTAGAGATGGAGTCCGTTAAAGGCGGAATAAACGGTGAGGTAGAGTCTGAAGGAACACCAGGATTTGGAAGTATTGTTGGCTTGATCTCATTATTAACAGTTTATTTGTTTAGAAGGAAAATGTAA
- a CDS encoding 4Fe-4S dicluster domain-containing protein gives MPPVVDKDKCIGSGECAEVCPTEVFDLEEDSNGDTKSVVSRPDDCIECELCVDACPADAIVLE, from the coding sequence ATGCCACCAGTTGTAGACAAAGATAAATGTATAGGAAGCGGTGAATGTGCTGAAGTTTGTCCCACAGAAGTTTTTGATCTGGAAGAAGATTCCAACGGGGATACAAAGTCAGTAGTTTCACGGCCTGATGACTGCATAGAATGTGAGCTGTGTGTGGATGCCTGTCCGGCTGATGCCATTGTACTTGAGTGA
- a CDS encoding flavodoxin family protein has protein sequence MSDKDIVKILGISGSPRKKATAHAVQYALDYAKEKYNAEVECFSASGKELKFCIHCDYCIRTKQGCIHKDDISDLYEKMLWADAWIIGTPVYQGNLSAQTKTIMDRCRAVVAANPKAFQNKVGAALADGGDRVGGQEPALQTILNFYVISEMFPVAGGSFGSNLGGTLWSKDKGAEGIDEDEEGLRSLRRTMKKLIETSRQMKKLEQ, from the coding sequence ATGTCCGACAAGGACATTGTGAAAATACTTGGTATTTCGGGCAGTCCTCGTAAAAAAGCAACTGCACATGCCGTACAATATGCACTGGATTATGCAAAGGAAAAATACAATGCTGAAGTAGAGTGTTTTTCTGCAAGCGGGAAAGAATTGAAATTCTGTATCCATTGCGATTATTGCATAAGGACCAAACAGGGATGTATACACAAAGATGATATTTCAGACCTGTATGAGAAAATGCTCTGGGCAGATGCCTGGATAATAGGCACACCCGTATACCAGGGAAATCTCAGTGCACAGACCAAAACCATTATGGACAGGTGCAGGGCAGTTGTAGCTGCAAATCCCAAAGCATTTCAAAATAAAGTTGGTGCTGCACTGGCAGATGGAGGAGACCGTGTTGGAGGACAGGAACCCGCTCTCCAGACTATATTGAATTTTTATGTAATCAGTGAAATGTTCCCTGTTGCCGGAGGCTCCTTCGGGTCAAATCTGGGAGGTACGCTGTGGTCCAAGGATAAAGGGGCAGAAGGAATAGATGAGGATGAGGAAGGCCTACGCAGTCTGCGTCGTACAATGAAAAAACTTATTGAGACATCCCGGCAAATGAAAAAACTGGAACAATAA
- a CDS encoding ferredoxin--NADP reductase, translated as MQFNARLMETIPRTEDVLSFLFPRPDGFEYLAGQYIMIELEINGNKVRKPFTISSAPSNKENIEFTKKLTGHEFSNALASLQPGDPIGIEGPFGKMTYSGEYDKIALISGGIGITPMISISRYCTDTGMDTDIVMISSNKTEQDIAFENELDIMQKHNPNLKVVHTLTRASDDWAGCRERVCESMILREIPDYRDRIFYLCGPPPMVKAVREILYEMAIDKAKVKYELFTGY; from the coding sequence TTGCAATTCAATGCAAGGCTGATGGAAACTATTCCCAGGACCGAAGATGTGCTAAGTTTCCTTTTTCCCCGGCCTGATGGTTTTGAGTATCTTGCAGGCCAGTACATAATGATAGAGCTGGAAATCAACGGCAATAAGGTACGCAAACCTTTTACCATCTCAAGTGCCCCCTCCAATAAGGAAAATATAGAATTCACCAAGAAATTGACCGGCCATGAATTTTCCAATGCCCTGGCCTCACTTCAACCGGGTGATCCGATAGGCATTGAAGGCCCTTTCGGGAAAATGACCTATTCAGGAGAATATGACAAAATTGCCCTTATTAGCGGAGGGATTGGCATTACTCCGATGATCAGTATATCGCGATATTGTACAGATACGGGCATGGATACAGATATTGTTATGATATCCAGTAACAAAACTGAGCAGGACATTGCCTTTGAAAACGAGCTGGATATTATGCAAAAGCACAATCCCAATCTGAAAGTTGTACATACCTTAACCAGGGCTTCCGATGATTGGGCAGGTTGCAGGGAGCGTGTCTGTGAAAGCATGATATTGCGTGAAATTCCGGATTACAGGGACCGTATTTTCTACTTATGTGGCCCTCCGCCAATGGTGAAGGCTGTCAGGGAAATATTATATGAAATGGCTATCGATAAAGCAAAAGTAAAATATGAACTATTTACAGGTTATTAA
- the afpA gene encoding archaeoflavoprotein AfpA: protein MKRIAWGITGSGDLIKETYDIMVDIKKKTDIEFMVFLSREGETVMKWYRMWDDIQKDFSNFKTDAGPNSPFIAGPLQVGHYDALIIAPATANSVAKIAHGIADTLVTNVVAQTAKGQTPIYVLPVDQVRGDVTTYAPSGRKMKLKMRDIDVTNSEKLAEMENMNILTKPDDIYELLNIGAKED from the coding sequence ATGAAAAGAATCGCATGGGGTATTACAGGCTCAGGTGACCTTATAAAAGAGACGTATGACATAATGGTTGACATAAAGAAAAAAACTGATATCGAGTTTATGGTATTTCTTTCAAGAGAAGGGGAAACTGTAATGAAATGGTATCGTATGTGGGATGACATACAGAAGGATTTTTCTAACTTCAAAACAGATGCAGGTCCCAACTCACCTTTTATTGCCGGCCCACTGCAGGTTGGTCACTATGATGCTTTAATAATCGCACCAGCCACAGCCAATTCTGTTGCCAAGATAGCACACGGCATTGCCGATACTCTTGTAACGAATGTAGTGGCCCAGACAGCAAAGGGGCAAACACCAATATATGTCCTGCCTGTCGATCAGGTGCGTGGCGATGTTACCACCTATGCACCCAGTGGAAGAAAAATGAAGTTGAAGATGCGGGACATTGATGTTACCAATTCAGAAAAACTGGCCGAAATGGAAAACATGAACATATTGACAAAACCTGATGATATTTATGAACTGTTGAATATAGGAGCAAAAGAGGATTAA
- a CDS encoding inositol-3-phosphate synthase, giving the protein MENIKIAIAGIGNCASSLIQGLDYYRDKTETDAIGLMHWTIGGYQPSDIEVVAAFDIDKRKVGKDISEAIFAEPNCTDVFCPDIPVKGVKVTMGSILDGVSEHMTDYEDKYKFITSDENESTKDDVVQVLKESGAEMLLNFMPVGSEKAARFYADCALEAGIGFINNMPVFIASNPEWAQKFEEKNLPIIGDDIKAQLGATITHRTLADLFSKRGVKLEKTYQLNTGGNTDFLNMLNRSRLSSKKTSKTEAVQSVLKDRLDDENIHVGPSDYVPWQKDNKICFLRMEGKLFGDVPMNIELRLSVEDSPNSAGVVIDAIRCCKLALERDTGGVLYSPASYFMKHPPKQYNDDEAFLMTNDFIEGNRDN; this is encoded by the coding sequence ATGGAGAATATAAAGATCGCAATTGCAGGGATTGGCAACTGCGCTAGCTCTCTCATTCAGGGTCTGGATTACTACAGGGATAAAACCGAGACAGATGCTATCGGTCTAATGCATTGGACCATTGGAGGATACCAACCCTCTGATATTGAGGTTGTAGCTGCGTTTGATATTGATAAGAGAAAAGTGGGGAAAGACATATCAGAAGCCATCTTTGCAGAACCGAATTGCACTGATGTATTCTGTCCCGACATTCCTGTAAAAGGCGTAAAAGTTACTATGGGCAGCATCCTTGACGGTGTTTCTGAGCACATGACGGATTATGAAGATAAATACAAGTTCATAACCAGTGATGAAAATGAGTCCACAAAAGATGATGTGGTGCAGGTTCTGAAAGAGTCCGGTGCTGAAATGCTCTTGAATTTCATGCCTGTAGGGTCAGAAAAGGCTGCACGTTTTTATGCGGACTGTGCTCTGGAGGCAGGAATTGGTTTCATTAACAATATGCCGGTTTTCATTGCCAGTAATCCTGAATGGGCTCAAAAGTTCGAAGAGAAAAACCTGCCGATAATTGGTGATGACATAAAGGCCCAGCTTGGAGCCACTATTACTCACAGGACACTGGCAGACCTTTTCAGCAAACGTGGGGTTAAACTGGAAAAAACTTACCAGCTAAACACAGGTGGAAATACCGATTTCCTCAATATGCTCAATCGCAGCAGGTTGTCTTCCAAGAAAACATCCAAGACTGAGGCTGTACAATCCGTACTCAAGGACCGTCTGGATGATGAAAATATACATGTCGGTCCAAGTGACTATGTGCCCTGGCAAAAGGACAACAAAATTTGTTTCCTGAGAATGGAAGGAAAACTGTTCGGCGATGTTCCTATGAATATCGAACTACGTCTTTCAGTTGAGGATTCTCCTAATTCTGCAGGTGTTGTAATCGATGCTATACGCTGTTGCAAGCTTGCACTTGAAAGAGACACCGGAGGAGTTCTCTATTCCCCTGCATCTTATTTCATGAAACATCCGCCTAAACAATACAACGATGATGAAGCCTTCCTCATGACAAATGATTTCATCGAAGGCAACAGGGATAACTGA
- the artB gene encoding archaeosortase B, with product MKYRIKELADNRVARFVALYLFYIGLFTGMYLFFKEDLGFLRNLTAEVFSFSMSLLGVTNSVDENILHFTNGITAMKVVDECTGIYEVLVYSGCVMAYSTTYQKKLMGIAFGVPVILGINMVRLVCLGFVGLWFPEIFDYVHYYLWQVTLILIIVLVVLIWIEKVVKR from the coding sequence TTGAAATATAGAATAAAAGAACTTGCGGATAACCGGGTAGCAAGGTTTGTTGCTCTCTATCTGTTTTATATAGGGCTTTTTACAGGCATGTATCTTTTCTTCAAAGAAGACCTGGGATTTTTGAGGAACTTAACAGCAGAAGTGTTCTCGTTTAGCATGAGCCTTCTGGGTGTCACAAATTCGGTTGATGAAAATATACTACATTTTACCAATGGAATAACAGCCATGAAAGTCGTGGATGAATGTACCGGCATATACGAGGTGCTTGTCTATTCCGGCTGTGTGATGGCATACTCCACAACTTATCAGAAAAAACTTATGGGAATAGCCTTTGGTGTGCCAGTAATATTAGGTATAAACATGGTGCGTCTGGTATGTCTTGGATTTGTAGGGCTCTGGTTTCCCGAAATATTCGACTATGTCCACTATTACTTATGGCAGGTCACATTGATTCTAATTATAGTACTGGTTGTTCTGATATGGATAGAGAAAGTAGTGAAAAGATGA
- a CDS encoding VPXXXP-CTERM sorting domain-containing protein yields the protein MKQMKIVLAMCAALMLMIAIPAASAITVDGEKSTDEWNDNWSYGQVNGTGYDIYDVGDRLEIRQGAFGQDTNTWYEEDPKNDSGTGHDDSMAQLGDSSGYDVKQIYGHYDAANDTLYGMSTVYGIPGDLDGDGSIDTDCSEYGDCVGDEGPAGTGMGDLETWKIRISQDGNPAVTLRIQNNNWTVEQGPLAYDDVEAVFSPTEDGVYEISINGVSEIWDVGPCQPDLKVEVYAGGLDDAPGEDTATAFIRLPCPDIMIKKYVSPDNSTWYDAQTQASGPILDNSSDVYWRYNVTNVGDEPLVDVNVTDNKEGFICDIGDLAVSETEVCYYSGTVPDTCVPYSNVGTTNGIGLISGVPVNDSDPAHYNCEKKPPNGVPAMTPIGLVALIGMLGFVALRRRD from the coding sequence ATGAAGCAAATGAAGATAGTGCTGGCTATGTGCGCAGCATTGATGTTAATGATAGCTATTCCCGCAGCATCTGCTATAACGGTGGATGGGGAAAAAAGTACGGATGAATGGAACGATAACTGGAGTTATGGCCAGGTTAATGGTACTGGCTATGACATATATGACGTAGGAGACAGGCTGGAAATAAGACAGGGTGCATTCGGTCAAGATACCAATACATGGTATGAAGAAGACCCTAAGAACGATTCAGGAACCGGTCATGATGACTCAATGGCCCAGCTTGGAGACTCAAGTGGCTACGATGTAAAACAGATTTATGGTCACTACGATGCAGCCAATGATACCTTATACGGTATGAGCACGGTCTATGGAATCCCAGGAGATCTTGACGGTGATGGCAGCATAGACACAGACTGTAGCGAGTATGGTGACTGTGTTGGAGATGAGGGCCCTGCAGGTACAGGAATGGGTGACCTTGAAACATGGAAGATCAGGATTAGTCAGGATGGAAACCCCGCTGTCACACTCAGAATTCAGAATAATAACTGGACAGTAGAGCAGGGACCACTGGCTTACGATGATGTAGAAGCTGTATTTAGTCCAACAGAAGATGGTGTCTATGAAATTTCAATAAACGGTGTCAGTGAAATATGGGATGTTGGTCCCTGTCAGCCAGATCTGAAAGTTGAAGTATATGCTGGTGGTCTGGATGATGCCCCTGGGGAAGACACTGCAACTGCATTTATACGTCTTCCATGTCCTGATATCATGATCAAGAAGTATGTATCTCCCGACAATTCAACCTGGTATGATGCACAAACACAAGCATCAGGGCCAATACTTGACAATTCAAGTGATGTTTACTGGAGGTACAATGTGACCAACGTAGGGGACGAACCACTCGTCGATGTGAATGTCACAGACAATAAGGAAGGCTTTATCTGTGATATCGGTGACCTGGCAGTATCTGAAACTGAGGTCTGCTACTACAGTGGTACTGTTCCAGACACATGTGTACCTTACTCAAATGTGGGTACTACCAATGGAATCGGATTGATATCCGGTGTTCCAGTTAATGATAGTGACCCGGCTCACTACAATTGTGAGAAAAAACCTCCAAATGGTGTTCCTGCAATGACACCAATTGGTCTGGTTGCCCTTATTGGAATGCTTGGATTTGTCGCGCTGAGACGCCGTGACTGA